TATTTCAAGCGTTTTTACAGCACACAACATTCATTTATAAAAATCTACCTACTTATATATAAATATTCAGCTATTATGTAGTTTGATCTTATTTTCTGCTCTTTGTCAGGCTACTCTTTCAGATACTTATGATAGCGATTAACAAAAAAGTGAAGATTCTAGCCTTTTATATATTAGGCTTTAAATCTAATATTTTATCTGCTTATGTATTTAGATATTAATTGAGATTTACTCTCTGGCCTGTAGCCATATATACAACACTCTCACAAATATTGCATGCGTGGTCTCCGAACCTTTCAAGGTAGCGGAGCACCAGCAGGAGATGTGATGCATTGGTAATGAGGGCTTTATCCTCTATCATCGATTCAATTAGCTTGGTTTGCGTTCCGTAGAAGAGTTTGTCAACTTCTTCATCTCTTCGGGCTGTAGATGCTGCAAGTTCGTGGTCAAGTGTCTCAAAGGCTTTGATTGTCTGCTGTAGCATCTCGTCGCATATTTCAGCCATTTTCAGAATATTGTTCAGATGTTCTGTATGTTCTTTGTCCATACATTTGGCAACGTTGGCAATATCCACTGCAAGATCACTCATTCTTTCAAGATCGATAGCTATCTTGAAACAGGAAATTATCAGTCTCATATCTCCTGCAGTTGGATTCTGGCGTGCTATCAGCTGTGTGGAACACTTTTCGATTTTTAGTTCATAATCATCGATTATCTCGTCACCCTGATAGATCATCTCTGCCAGTTCTGCATCCTGGGTTTTGAGCACCTGAATAGATCCAAGTATTGCTTCATTGGATAATTTTCCCATTTCGATAATGTATCTTTTAAGCGTCCCCATATTTTGCTGAAATAAGTCCCTTGTCATTTTGATTCACCCGAATCTGCCAGTGATATAATCTTCTGTTTCTTTCTTCTGTGGATTTTCAAATACCTGGTTCGTCTCACCAAATTCTATCAGATCTCCCAGAAGGAAGAAAGCTGTATAATCAGAAATCCTGGCAGCCTGCTGCATGTTATGTGTAACAATGACGATAGTGTAATCTTTTTTCAGCTCCAGGATGAGGTCTTCTATCTTACTTGTGGATATGGGGTCCAGCGCACTGCATGGTTCGTCAAAGAGGATCACTTCGGGTTTTACGGCGAGTGTCCTTGCAATACACAATCTCTGCTGCTGGCCACCACTGAGATCAAGGGCGGATGCATCCAGTCTGTCTGATATCTCATTCCAGAGAGCTCCGGATTTGAGTGCATTTTCAACGATTCCTGGCATCTCTTTTTTGCTCATTCCATGGATCTTAGGTCCATAGGAAATATTGTCAAATATTGACATTGGGAATGGATTTGGTTTCTGGAAAACCATTCCAACTTTTTTTCTGAGATCAACAACGTCTGTTTCTTTGGAGTATATGTCTTCTCCATTAATGTTGACGTGTCCTTCGATCTTACAACTGGGAATAAGGTCATTCATCCTGTTAAGGCACCTGAGGAACGTGGATTTTCCACATCCTGACGGGCCTATAAATGCTGTAACGCTGTTTTTGGGAATATCTATCGATATGTCATGGAGTGCGTGATTGTCTCCATACCAGAGATTAAGGTTCTTAACCTCAATTTCGGTACCGTTATCGCTGGTTGCTGGCATATGTTATCCTCTTGGTCTTAGTCTGATAATGAATTAGGCTTCGATTGGATTATCTTTTTAGCTTTTTTCTGTAGTGTGATCTTACTGTTACTGCAACAATGTTCACACTTAGTACGATTATTAGCAGTATCAGGGCTGTACCGTATTGTATCGGTCTTGTCTGAGTAATGCTTGTGCCTGATGTTGCAAGCACGTAAAGGTGGTATGGCAATGCCATGAATTCTGAGTAGATTGAATTGGGAAGTCTTGGCAGGAAATAAGCTGCTCCTGTGAGCAGAATCGGTGCAGTTTCGCCTGCTACTCTTCCAACACTGAGAATTGCTCCGGTTATCATTCCCGGGATTGCGGCTGGAAGGACTACTCTTCTAATAGTTTCCCACTTAGTCACTCCTAGGGCAAGTGAGGCTTCCCTGTATTCTTTCGGTACTGTGATAAGTGCTTCCTGGCTTGCTCTTATTATCACAGGAAGTATTAGCAGTGCAAGTGTCAGGGATGCAGAAAGGATCGAGGGGCCAAATCCAAGGTACTTTACAAACATTGCAAGTCCGAACAATCCAAAAACTACGGATGGTGTTCCTGCAAGGTTGCTGATAGCCATTTCAATTGCCCATGTTGTTTTCCCGGGTTTTGCATATTCTGTAAGGTAAATGGCTGAAAGCATGCCCAGTGGCATTGCAACGGCTATTGAGCATATAATGAGGTATGTTGTGCCGACTATTGCCGGGTATATTCCACCCTCTGTCATTCTATGCCTTGGCATCTCAGTAATGAATTCGATACTTAAGGCGCTGTATCCGTTGGATACTATATAGTAAAGGATTACCAGTACAAAGAGAACAACCAGTCCCGTTGCCAATTTCAATAGCCCAAAGGCTATCTTCTCGTTTGTTTTTGCATTGGAAAACATGGTTATCACAGGTCGAACCTATATCTCCTTTTAATGTAGTTGGCTATGATGTTGATTATGAATGTGGTAATGAAAAGTACGGAACCTATTGCAAAGAGTGCATGGAAGTGATCGCTTCCCTGCGGGACTTCTCCCATCTCAAGGGCGATCGTTGCTGTCATTGTTCTGACGGGTGCAAAAAGGCCAGAGGGGAATCCGGGGATTACGGCTGAGTTTCCTGTGACCATCATTACGGTCATTGTCTCGCCTATCGCTCTTCCGATTCCAAGCATTACGGCTGCAGATATTCCTGAAAGGGCTGCAGGGACTGTTACTTTATATATGGTCTGCCACCTTGTGGAGCCCAGTGCAAGTGATCCTTCCTTGATGGATCTTGGAACTGCGCTAATGGCATCTTCTGATATTGATATGATCGTAGGCAAAGCCATGATGCCTAACATAATTGAACCTGTAAGTGCTGTCTGGCCCGTTGGGAGTCCGAGTGTCTTCTGTACTAATGGTACAAGTATGACTAGGCCAAAGAAACCATATA
The sequence above is a segment of the uncultured Methanolobus sp. genome. Coding sequences within it:
- the phoU gene encoding phosphate signaling complex protein PhoU, encoding MTRDLFQQNMGTLKRYIIEMGKLSNEAILGSIQVLKTQDAELAEMIYQGDEIIDDYELKIEKCSTQLIARQNPTAGDMRLIISCFKIAIDLERMSDLAVDIANVAKCMDKEHTEHLNNILKMAEICDEMLQQTIKAFETLDHELAASTARRDEEVDKLFYGTQTKLIESMIEDKALITNASHLLLVLRYLERFGDHACNICESVVYMATGQRVNLN
- the pstB gene encoding phosphate ABC transporter ATP-binding protein PstB, translated to MPATSDNGTEIEVKNLNLWYGDNHALHDISIDIPKNSVTAFIGPSGCGKSTFLRCLNRMNDLIPSCKIEGHVNINGEDIYSKETDVVDLRKKVGMVFQKPNPFPMSIFDNISYGPKIHGMSKKEMPGIVENALKSGALWNEISDRLDASALDLSGGQQQRLCIARTLAVKPEVILFDEPCSALDPISTSKIEDLILELKKDYTIVIVTHNMQQAARISDYTAFFLLGDLIEFGETNQVFENPQKKETEDYITGRFG
- the pstA gene encoding phosphate ABC transporter permease PstA, producing MFSNAKTNEKIAFGLLKLATGLVVLFVLVILYYIVSNGYSALSIEFITEMPRHRMTEGGIYPAIVGTTYLIICSIAVAMPLGMLSAIYLTEYAKPGKTTWAIEMAISNLAGTPSVVFGLFGLAMFVKYLGFGPSILSASLTLALLILPVIIRASQEALITVPKEYREASLALGVTKWETIRRVVLPAAIPGMITGAILSVGRVAGETAPILLTGAAYFLPRLPNSIYSEFMALPYHLYVLATSGTSITQTRPIQYGTALILLIIVLSVNIVAVTVRSHYRKKLKR
- the pstC gene encoding phosphate ABC transporter permease subunit PstC, producing MLNRYLKEKGIESLLFASGAVAVIVLFLLCIFLFRDGVLLFENYPVSSFLTDTKWYPTSDPEHFGLLPLFLGSLIVTAGAILFSVPLGLAAAIYISELANPKVANLLKPVTEILAGIPSVVYGFFGLVILVPLVQKTLGLPTGQTALTGSIMLGIMALPTIISISEDAISAVPRSIKEGSLALGSTRWQTIYKVTVPAALSGISAAVMLGIGRAIGETMTVMMVTGNSAVIPGFPSGLFAPVRTMTATIALEMGEVPQGSDHFHALFAIGSVLFITTFIINIIANYIKRRYRFDL